One Campylobacterota bacterium DNA segment encodes these proteins:
- a CDS encoding tetratricopeptide repeat protein produces MLDIRDLERRWLKYKLKRYLPYAAVALIVLGGVVMALFPTREGSHALSSIGESNGSERSASAPSASADHNTTVLEPSMRFVETFQGSLAAQPAAAARLPVQSSLPPPKILEMPEPPQIVPGSPKPATASAQGGRSLLINRNENKADIEELQNRFKETSNANLGLYIAKYHYDRGNYAEAYNYALKTNAINSRIEESWLLFSKALVKLGRTEQAKKTLQLYVQQSDSDAAKALLNSIEKGTFK; encoded by the coding sequence GTGCTTGATATCCGCGATCTCGAACGGCGCTGGCTGAAATACAAACTCAAACGTTATCTCCCCTATGCCGCAGTGGCATTGATCGTCCTTGGCGGGGTTGTGATGGCTCTTTTCCCGACCCGCGAGGGTTCGCATGCCCTCTCCTCCATTGGAGAATCAAACGGCTCTGAGCGTTCCGCATCGGCCCCCTCCGCAAGCGCCGATCACAATACGACCGTTCTTGAACCTTCCATGCGCTTTGTCGAAACCTTTCAAGGGTCTCTTGCCGCACAGCCCGCCGCGGCTGCGCGCCTTCCGGTCCAATCGTCGCTTCCGCCGCCGAAAATCCTCGAAATGCCCGAACCGCCCCAAATTGTTCCCGGCAGCCCGAAACCGGCAACGGCAAGTGCGCAGGGGGGACGTTCCTTGCTCATCAACCGGAATGAGAACAAAGCCGATATCGAAGAACTGCAAAATCGCTTCAAGGAAACGTCCAACGCCAATCTCGGCCTCTACATCGCCAAATACCATTACGATCGGGGCAACTATGCCGAGGCGTACAACTACGCGCTCAAAACGAATGCAATCAATAGCCGGATCGAGGAGAGCTGGTTGCTGTTTTCGAAGGCTCTGGTGAAGCTCGGCCGGACAGAACAGGCAAAAAAAACCCTCCAGCTTTATGTCCAGCAATCCGATTCGGATGCGGCAAAAGCATTGCTCAATTCCATCGAGAAAGGGACGTTTAAATGA
- a CDS encoding AAA family ATPase — protein MVENSLFSKPRDLFLDVVNARDYVQIDSVSHMYQSLKNSVEKPLKMILLYGKPGTGKSMLLHKLHYDLSKHQKVFMVETPIIEEEDFLRILAQQIFGHSPREGMSLNRFLEIARALSLPNVPIVLLDEAQLYSASLMEKIRLISDARAVKFVITLHKTDKEDVIAKEHFQTRIWESIELKNATPEELKVYVQKKLLKANCFDVANMFNDKNMKLVASLTRGNYRETNKLLFSLFSLYCWYEENHPAAIGYNALKPKWIEMAAIHTGLIRA, from the coding sequence ATGGTAGAAAACTCCCTTTTCTCAAAACCGCGCGATCTGTTTCTCGACGTCGTAAACGCCAGGGATTATGTGCAGATCGACAGCGTCTCGCACATGTACCAGTCCCTCAAAAACTCGGTCGAAAAACCGCTCAAGATGATCCTCCTCTACGGAAAGCCGGGGACCGGGAAAAGTATGCTGCTGCACAAGCTCCATTACGATCTTTCCAAGCACCAGAAAGTTTTCATGGTTGAAACCCCGATCATCGAGGAAGAAGATTTTTTACGCATTCTCGCCCAGCAGATTTTCGGGCACTCTCCCCGGGAAGGGATGTCTCTGAACCGTTTTCTTGAGATTGCCCGTGCCCTTTCGCTGCCGAACGTGCCGATTGTGCTATTGGACGAAGCGCAGCTGTATTCGGCTTCGCTGATGGAAAAGATCCGTCTCATTTCCGACGCCCGTGCGGTCAAGTTCGTCATCACCCTCCACAAAACCGACAAAGAGGACGTCATCGCCAAGGAACATTTTCAAACCCGCATCTGGGAGAGCATCGAACTCAAAAACGCGACTCCCGAAGAGCTGAAAGTGTACGTCCAGAAAAAACTCCTCAAAGCCAACTGTTTTGACGTCGCGAACATGTTCAACGACAAAAACATGAAACTGGTCGCTTCGCTGACCCGTGGCAACTACCGCGAAACCAACAAGCTCCTCTTTTCTCTCTTCAGCCTGTATTGCTGGTATGAAGAAAACCACCCTGCCGCCATCGGCTACAATGCCCTAAAACCCAAATGGATCGAAATGGCCGCGATCCACACAGGACTGATCCGTGCTTGA